TTACGCACTCTGCAACCCAATCTTCATACCCGGATCAACGTCTTGTAAAAATGTATCTTCGATCTGTTATCCACAAGGCAGTTGAACGCTCTATTCATCTTCTTATTCTTATCGACAACAATATTTGGCCATTTTTGGAAACAACTGAAGAaatccttttctttctcaaatTGTATGTCGTCATATTCATAAACGATAAAACTTTTTGGTAGACTAACAAATATTCAATAGGAAGGCTGACATTAATCGCCATTTATTTGAACTGGGTAGAAATCAAGAAGGGCACAATAGGCAGCTTGAACGCAGAATTAACGCGTACTTACTATATCAACAAGCAAATCAGAATGCGCAAGAGGCTCTGCATCCATTTCATTCCCTACGACTATCCATTACTCTTCgcttttgcatttttttacACAAATTCTATGATTCAACTCCTCATGCCAAGGAAAAAGCTTTAGCCGCATTTGATCATGCAGTTTTCCATATTTCCAGTTACTGTTCAATGTCCCCAAAATCGGAAAGCTTTATGCTTTTAAAGCTTATTTTGGATAGCCTCAAAGTATGGGGATTAGGAGAAATACCTCTTCGTCATAGACATTCTACATATCAAGCTCTTTGCAGTAAGTTCAGTGTTTTCAACTACTGCAATCCTCAACTGACTAATCTCTATGTCTAGTAAAATATGGCATCACTAAAATTGATATAGAAACGGCAACACTTGCAGAGGGTAACCATTGAGAGTACTTACTATTTGATACGTCTTAAATTTTGTCAATTTCTAATTAATTACTTGGATTATTTGAATAATATAATTGAAAACAACATAGCTGAAATTAAGCGAGCATTAATAAACAAATAATTACAGCCCTTCCTTTTTAGGACCAAAAATAAGTGTTAGGAGATGCATCTCCCATCGCTCATTTTGGTCCTaaaaaggcaaaaagaaaaatccTCTTCTCATAAATGTATTCTAGAAAAAACAAAGACATTTACATTACGGAAATTCATTATCAGAATTAAAGTAATCCCAGTCACATTCATCCATAGTGGAATATGGATAAGAATATCGGTAAGGATCTGTTGGATGAGCTGGGAAAAAAATGAATGTCGATGGTCGAAGATGCACCTGAGTCCACTTATTGTCCTCTAAAGTACGCCAAATTAGCTCATTAGAGCCCTCCCAATAATAATCCTCGATATAAGAATCCTCGTCGTGACCCTGAAATAGATAAAATTTCAAGAGACGCGGCAAAGATTTCAATTCCCATTCTCCTAGAATTCTTTCTACTGTGGGCTTGAGCAGATAACTGTCTTCAGGTTCCAATGGCAACGGTGTCTTAAAAAGAAACATTTCCAAGGCTGTGCAGCGAGACAGCATTTCTTTCCATTGGGGAGACTCCCATGGACGATAAGCGTGGTTCTGTTTTATATCCTAAAACAAAGATTAGTAAATCAGTATAAACAGTTGAAAGCAACATACCTCTTTCATAGAAACAATATATTTGTACCAAAATGTAACAATTTGGCCTAATATGCCTCTCCAGCTATCGTCGACAAGGTTTGAAACTGCATTCCTGCATGTTCCACCATGGACATTGAGCTCCGTAATTGACGATAGGGATAGTACTGTTCCAAGCTCTTTACAAAGAGCAGCAGACTGCGGCAAATTGACTTCAACCATACGAAGCCCCAAAAACGAAATGCCCAAACGTCCTTAAAATACGGCATGAAAGGCCTTGAAATCCCGGACAAAGAGTTTGATTGCTTTCTGCTTGGCAAGGACACGATGGCATTTTTGATTGCCTACAAATGCCCGACATTCTTTTCCAGAATAAGAGAAAAATTCATCGAAGTCATCGTGATTTTCTGGCATACTTGCAAGAAAGAATTTAAGAATTATTTTGCGAAGCTCTGGTGCTACTAGATTAATATTGATCAAATTAATAACCCTAGGACACTCCACTATATTATTTAGACACTCACATTGTTCAATTTCTGCCTCTAAAGTCTTGGCGCTCATTGCAGTCTGAAGTAGCGATGCTGATGCCAATCAATGGTTGTACTGACACTTTAAAGCACAAAGATGCAGGCCTAAGATAGTAAAATTATGAGTCTATACAACAAAAATTTAAAACAGAACAATTACCAGAAAGTTTGATTAAGTTGTAAGAGGTTGGAGCGAGAATTACAACCAAGAAAGAGTTCAAGCACCGTAGCATTGATGTCAGCGGTTACCTGTAAACAGATTATATAATACATCCTAATTTAGAACAAACAAACGTTGGAAGATGCGTCTTCAATTGAATCTATTCTCCATTGTCCCATCTTGAATACGGTATGTCAGTGCTATACCTTTTGTTGATAAAGCTTAACACTTACTCTTGCCACTTAGGTTATAGTGTTTTATTGGGTCTAACATGCAGCAGTAATGTGCAAGATCCACTATTTAGTGCAATAATTGCATATTTGACAATCCATGCTATCGTAAATAAACCGCTCACTGGTATGTCAGACCTATATTTCCAAATGATACTGTTAAGCACTCAGTATTTCCCTTTAGACTAGCAAACTGCATTGACCATGGTTTTTGGGAAGCATTAGTACAAATTGCACTTAAAAGCACCGGcatttttattattttggCGCAACTGCAATATCCATTCTCAAGAACCTTGGTTTACTAGGGCGTCAGGCACTTTACCATTCTCAATCCACTAGCAGTCACACCTGAGAATGTAGGAAATAACTTCTTCCTCACACGCTGGCAGGAAAGGATTGGCTGGGAGAGTTCACGCTGGAAGAGTTCACGCTTATAATTACTGCTAATCTAGAGGAAGGGTTACTGGAGAGACTGGCGGCAGTGTTGTGGAAGGAGGAATGTTACCCTCTACTAGTTGTGGTGCGCTTTCTGCAGGATTCCTTGCAGAATTCTATATCTAGTACCATGACCATACAGGTGTGAATTATTCATGCTAATTTTTTTGCGACTATGCTCACCTTTATCAGTTATTGAAAGTCATTTGAAGACTGCACAATCATTTCAAATCAACAGACCATTTGCCGCACTGCTAGATTATTCAATGTTGCTCGATTTTGAAAACATAGACATGACTGATCCCGAATGACCACGTCCCTTACGTTGTTATCCTTGTACGCTGAAGAATAGAAGAAATCAGTAAGCTTATGctctcatttttttcagtTTTGCTGACAGCATGTAGTACCACAGGCTTCTGCCTGACTTCAACCCCAAAAAGCCACTAATTCAATTGAAAAGCCTAAGGCGCTGGTGTATTATGCATGGACAAAAAGTATGCTACCCTCTGAGACAAAGAGATGGGCAGCATGGTGAGAACAGTGAAGCTTTGGGTATGTATATAGTGTTTTGTTATTAAAATGTGGTTCTAAATAGGTATGCCTATAGCAGTACGCAAACAACCTCTGAACAACTGGCGATACGTCTGGCTGTACACCTTCCGCTGAGCGCCCTATCAAACTTTACGACTAAACAAAAAACATCTGGCCAAACATTATCAGTTGAGGCAAATTTGAGGGGCGTAGGTGTGTCAATTACAGTGTGCATATGTTTTGCTAGGCTTACCTTCTTAGCATAGGATGGGCATGGCGAGGAATGAAAGGCTTGCCGCCATGATTTCAGAACCGGGATATTTCCATATTGGGACAAAGGTGAATTTGGGAGATGCGTCTCCCAGATTTTCCTTTGTTCCTAATACGGAAATCACCACGTGCACTGCACAATCATATCAACGATTCACCTTAAGTCAACTGGCAGTACAAGCAGACCATCTTGTGCATTTCCGCCTCCACAACCATAACTTTCTTGAGTCTGATAAGCAGTTATGCTACTTGTTGGTCTCCTCACCCCTTCATTTGCTTCAAGTTGACTAACCCCCCCTTGGACTTTAGGCTGCCCGTTTGATGCCTCTCTGTTACCACTGGCCGTTAGGTTAACAAGCACTCACCCCCATCCATCCACTTCAAGTTGATGAGCAGACTGAGCTgctcatctttttttttaccgccgccaccacccTGTCTGATGTTGTTGGGCAGCTGAGCTGCCCATCACCACACACTTCAATGCaacgtcttcctcctcaccccCATCCACCAGCTTCAAGTTGACGAGCAGCTCATGCTGCTCGTCTTTGCTTTTTGCCGCCGCCACCGTCGTCTGATATCAATCGGCAGCTCAGGACTGCCATCTGACATCTTTCAATCACGACCACTACTGCCCTGGACTGCTCACCCCCGTCCATCCACTTGAAGTTGATGAGCAGGGTGAGCTGCTTGACCTTTGTTttctccaccaccaccaccatctcacTGCCACCACCTCTATCAGAAGTAGATGGGCAGCTATGGCTGCCCATCCGACATGCCTCCatcgccaccgccgccgcccttCAGTTTGACGAGCAGCTTGCGCTGCTCGTCTGTCTCCTCACCCCATCCTCCCTCTTCCAATCGACGAGCAGCCTGTGCTGCTCGTCCTCGGTTTttccgccaccaccacctccatctGACGTCAACGGGCAGCCTGAGCTGCCCGTCTGACGTGTTGCCGtcgccgccaccgccgccctTCACTTTGACGAGCAGCCTGTGCTGCTCGTCTTTCTTTTCACCCCACCCTCCCTCTTCCAATCGACGAGCAGCGCAGGCTGCTCGTCCTTGCTTTttccgccaccaccacctcgaTCTAACGTCAACAGGCAGCCTGAGCTGCCCGTCGACGTGTTGCCATCgtcaccgccgccgccgcccttCCCTGTTCACCCCACCCTCCCTCTTCCAATTGACGAGCAGCGCAGGCTGCTCGTCCTCGGTTTTTCCGCCACCACCAACTCCTTCTGACGTCAACGGGCAGCCTGAGCTGCCCGTCTGACGTGTTGCCGtcgccgccaccgccgccctTCACTGTTCACCCCACCCTCCCTCTTCTAATCGACGAGCAGCCTGTGCTGCTCGTCCTCGGTTTTtccgccgccaccacctcGATCTAACGTCGACGGGCAGCTCAGGCTGCCTGTCAACGTGTTGCCATCATcaccgccgctgccgccctTCCCTGTTCACCCCACCCTCCCTCTTCCAATCGACGAGCTGCGCAGGCTGCTCGTCCTTGCTTTTTCCACCACAACCACCTCCTTCTGACGTCGACGGGCAGTCTGAGCTGCCCGTCTGATGTGTCGCCATCGCCACCCCTCAGTCTGACGAGCAGGTTGCGCTGCTCGTCTGTCTCCTCACCCCATCCTCCCTCTTCCAATCGACGAGCAGCCTGTGCTGCTCGTCCTCGGTTTTtccgccgccaccaccttGATCTAACGTCGACGGGCAGCTCAGGCTGCCTGTCGACGTGTTGCCATCgtcaccgccgccgccgcccttCCCTGTTCACCCCACCCTCCCTCTTCCAATTGACGAGCAGCGCAGGCTGCTCGTCCTCGGTTTTTCCGCCACAACCACCTCCTTCTGACGTCGACGGGCAGTCTGAGCTGCCCATCTGACGTGTTGGTTATGAGGATGGTTAACGTGCTGGATGTCCGTGTTGTTGGTCTGTATTTATCCCCTTCACATTCTTAGATTTCTCAAttgaccaccttttcctGGGCCTGCAGAGATAACAGAGAAATACTGCTTGTTATTGTCCTTAGTCCTGCCAACACCACCCTCCTCAATTTGATTATCCGCTCATTTCTGCTTTTGCATTCCCTAATGGTTAACACTTCCTTGGTGTATTATCTCTTATTTGGACATGGTCACATGATGACATGTGCACTACTCGGGCAATCTGTTGCGATAACGGATCTTTGTTTGTTACCACCATCTACCATGTCTTCCTATACTCTTTCAACCTCTGAAATTGCTCTTTTGCTTCGTATATTCAGGCATGGAGCCTttgctgaagatgaagattaCCTTGAAGATCTGTTGGTCCGTTTGGAGGCACTCAGCAATCCCTGGGATCTGCCAGAAGATCAGTCCACCTACGTTGTCAACTCTGAGACTCTCCATCATGATGTAGACATTGGCCATACTGGGAATCTGGCAGGAACTGAAGTTGTGGGTGAGGatatggttgaggatgaggatgaggatagAGATGAGATTGAGtgggaggatgaggatgaggatagAGATGAGATTGAGtcagaggatgaggatgaggatgaggatggagaagaggatAGAGATCTGAACCAGGAGGTTGTCATGCAAAAAATGCATGTTGTAGATGGCGGAAAAAGGCTGGCAGTGGCTGGTGGGGATCATggtagaggaggaggaggaggagataaAGGAAAGCATCGTGGCAGAAAGCCCTGTGTCAGAGGAGGACAAAAGGAACCGCGTCAACAAAACCAGGCTTTGTTGGATGTTGTGGGATTTGAGGATGTGGATAGCAGAGTAGCGgagaatgaagatgaagacgatgttCTGGAAAGGCAGTATGAGATCGCTCAGCAGGAAacagcagaagaagacagGGAAACACCGGAAAACCATGTTTTAACAAAATCTACTAGGGCTTTGCTCCTAAAGGTCTGCTCTGTCTGCGATGATATAATGGACTCTTCTGGTTCCTTGCCTTCTTTCCAAAGTGTTGTGGCGGATCCTATTGGCCTTTTGACCTATCTTTGCAATCCTGTCTATAGTAAATCATATCTTGATGCAATTCTAGGCGACCAATCCCTGAAATCTTTAGCAAACCGTTGCTCAATGGCAGAGTGTAATACTCTTGTCAGTAAATTTGTGCAAGTTCTGTCTTTAATGCATTTCAGAACTAAAGTTGAAAGGTATGTATCGGCATTTAATCATCTAGTAGATTATATACTTATCCAACTTTATTACAGTGAATTCTTacaaaagaagaaaactACTCCTAGCCTTACCCGGAGACGGTTACTTGAAGACTTCTGGTTGGATGGAAAAGATAAAC
This Psilocybe cubensis strain MGC-MH-2018 chromosome 3, whole genome shotgun sequence DNA region includes the following protein-coding sequences:
- a CDS encoding 14-3-3-like protein, whose product is MVLNDAMEYIEHGVKYSTGTLTIPQQNLLAVVYKKGTLPIISLSQTLGNLTHSATQSSYPDQRLVKMYLRSVIHKAVERSIHLLILIDNNIWPFLETTEEILFFLKLKADINRHLFELGRNQEGHNRQLERRINAYLLYQQANQNAQEALHPFHSLRLSITLRFCIFLHKFYDSTPHAKEKALAAFDHALILDSLKVWGLGEIPLRHRHSTYQALCIKYGITKIDIETATLAEGNH